Genomic DNA from Sporosarcina sp. ANT_H38:
TTACTCATATATAAAGCTTTACGAATCGCTTCAACCAAATCGTTTGGATCACCTGCATACTTTTTCAGTTCAGGGCCTTTTAGAATTTTACTTGCTGCAATACGCTCGTCCTTAACAGATGAAATAAACCGTGCAAATACAGACTCTGTGACGATTGGAAGTGACACTCCTAAGTCTAGCGCATTTTGACTTGTCCATTTTCCTGTGCCTTTTTGCCCGGCTACATCTAAAATTTGATCAATGAGCGGTTTCCCGGTTTCTTTATCCCTCTTTAGGAAAATATCTGCGGTGATTTCAATGAGATAGCTATCGAGCTCTCCCTTGTTCCATTCTGAAAATATTTCATGCAACTCCTGCGCTTCAAGACCTAGTGCATGTTTCATGATGAAATAGGCTTCGGAGATTAATTGCATATCGCCATATTCAATTCCGTTATGAACCATTTTTACATAATGTCCTGCTCCATCGAGGCCCATGTATGCACTGCAGGGAATGCCATCAACTTTTGCCGAAATAGCATCAAGAATGGGCTTAACTTGTTCGTAAGCTTCTTTTGATCCTCCAGGCATAATCGATGGACCATTACGAGCGCCTTCTTCTCCACCAGAAACACCTGCACCAATGAAATGTATACCGGATTCCTTTAAGGATGCTGTACGTCTATTCGTATCTTTAAAGAATGTATTGCCGCCATCGATAAGAATATCGCCTTGTTGAAGATGAGGGACAAGGGACTGAATCACAGTATCTGTTGTTTCCCCGGCTTTAACCATTAATAAGATCTTACGGGGAACTTCTAGTGAAGAGACAAGATCTTCGATGCTGTAGCTACCATAAATATCTTTATCTTTCGCTTCTTTGTTGGAGAATTCATCTGTTCGATCTGTCCAATAATCATAAACAGCTACCGAATAGCCTTTACTTTCAATGTTTAGCGCTAGGTTCATCCCCATAACACCTAAACCAATAACGCCCATTTGTTTCTTAGTCATAATCCTACTCCATTCTTTTGTGTTATTTACCACGTTATATGTTGATATGAAAAAACCGATTGAATTTTTTACAGCGCTTGGGCTATCCCTTGTAAGGCGCCTTCGCTCAGATTATATAGGTAGTCATTTGTTCAATATATATAGCTGTGTTAAAAGTTTCAACTCTTTAGTTTACCACCAATTAAATTGATCGGCTTGCAATAGTTGATTAGCAGCTTCTGGCCCATTTGAACCAGCAGGGTATGGATGTAAAGGTAGTGTATTCTCTTGAAATGCTTCCAATAGCGGTTGAATCCACTGCCATGATAATTCAACTTCTTTCCAATTGGCGAAGAATGTTGCATTTCCGCGTATAGCATCAAATAGAAGTAGTTCATATGCTTCTGGCTGATCCTCTGAATTGGTGGAGAAGTTAATGCAAGCAGGCTCAAATTGGTTACTTGAAGGATTTTTCATATTTATCATTAAAGAAATACCTTCATTCGGACTAATTTCGAATATCAATAAGTTTGGAGTGATTCCATCAGTCGAAAGGACGTCTGTTTGTTTTACCTTGTTTTTAAACTCAATAACAATCTTGGTAGATTTTGTACCTACCCGTTTCCCTGTTCGTATGTAAAAGGGAATTCCGCTCCAAAATGGATTGTCAATATAGAGGCGAGCAGCGAAATAAGTATCATTCATTGAGGAAGCACCAACCCCTGGCTCTTCTTTATAACCAACAACCGGGTTATCGAAAATCTCGCCGGCTTCGTATTGAGCACGAACAACATTCTGCGCCATATCTTCTTTATAGATAGGTCGAAGAGAGTCCATGATAGTTACTTTTTGTTTTCTAATTTCTTCAGCAGTCATTTTTTTAGGTAAATGAAGGGCCGTCATCATGACTAACTGAAGAAGATGATTCTGAACCATATCCCGAATTGCGCCCGCTTGATCGTAATAATCTGCCCTTGTTTCTACCCCGACAGTTTCACATGCTGTGATTTGTATATTAGCAATTTGTTTATGATCGAATAATGAACCGAATATCGGATTGGCGAATTCAAAGGATTCGAGATTTTGGACCATAGGTTTCCCTAGATAGTGGTCGATTCTGTAAATTTCTTCATCATTAAAAGCGTTGTTCAAACTCTCGTTTAATTGTCGTGCGGACTTTAGGTCGCTTCCAAAGGGTTTTTCGACAATAAGTCGCTTCCAACCAGTCGTTTGACTAATTCCGCTCTTATTAAGACCTGATGTAATAACATCAACCAACTGTGGAGCAACCGACAAATAGAACATACGATTTGCGGGTATATTTAATTCTTTCTCTCTGTTGCAAATAAGTTCATGAAGGTTTTGATACGAATCATTATCTTTTGCATCAAATTTAGAGTACCGAAACTTGGCTAAAAATGCATTCAATCCGGTTGTTTGAACAGCTCTTCTAGAATATTCTCTTAGTGAACTCTCGACTTTTGATTGGAAAACATCATCTGGGAAATAGTTTCTGCCTAAACCAATTATGGAGATTGAATCTGGTAATTTACCGTCGAGAAACAAATTATATAAAGCAGGAAATAATTTGCGTTTTGCTAAGTCTCCCGTCGCGCCGAATAAAACAAAGGTCATGTCTTGAGTTGTCCATTCTTCTTGTAAATCATTAAATTGATTTTTTTTATCAGTTCCAACTGAGGCTGTTACGTCATCCATTTTCGCTTTCCTCCAATTTCAGTGTAGACACGAATAATACTTGAAACTGATTCAAGTATATCATTAAATGATGCGTGGTTCTAAGACTATAAATGAAATTACAATTAGAGGACATGCATGGTCTTAGAGTCTTTTTTGGTATACTAATGAAGTAACTAAAGTTGTTTTGCTAGACTGCATGCTAAATTACATGCGAGGATAGCTCTATAGTCAGACACTAAAAAGTAAAGGATGGGTTGGTAAAATGAAAATGCATGATGTAACTGGGACCATTTATGAAGGTATGACCGTTTACAAAGATAAACCTGAAAAACAACCAAAATTTAATCGAGTAACTAATGGGTATGTAACTGAAACTCGGTTGGAGATAGATGTGCATACAGGGACACATATCGATGCACCGCTTCACATGGTTGTAGATGGAGATACGTTTGAATCAATCTCGATGGACAGTCTTGTGGGACAGTGTAAAGTACTCGATTTAACAAATGTAGAAGATGGAATTTCTAAAGCGGATTTGGAGAAATTTGAAATTCAAAAGAATGATTTTATACTATTTAAAACTAAAAATTCTTTTGAGGAAACATTTAATTTTGATTTTATTTATCTAGCACAAGATGGAGCAGAATATCTTTCCCAAATTGGTATTCGAGGGGTTGGAATAGACACACTTGGAATCGAAAGAAGCCAAGAAGGACATCCAACTCATAAAACATTATTTGCAAACGAGATTATTATTATTGAAGGGCTTCGTTTAAAAGAAGTTCAACAAGGTGACTATTTCATGGTTGCTGCACCTTTAAAATTGACGGGTACAGATGCATCACCTGCAAGAGTGTTATTATTTGAAGGATTACAATAAATTTCATTAATTGAGAGTCTAATCCCACCGGATAACTATTGCCGGTGGGATTTTGTTGTACCTATAGGAAACTATAAAATTATCGGTCTGTGGATTATATATATGATTGGTTTGTGGTGAAATATGGTCGATGGTGCGGCGTTTATGATTGGTTGGCGATGGTATATGGTCGGTGGTGTGGAGTATATGATCGGTCGTGAGGGATATATAATCGGTTGGCGGTGGTATATGGTCGTTCGTGCTTAGGTATCGTCTTTTTTTCTATTGTGTAGGCATGATGACTCGTATATAATAAAGTTACTATCCAGAACTTTCTAACAACTCTGGCGCTTTGTGCTACATGAACTCAAAAACATACGGGGGGAATGACGATGAAGAAAGGATTGCGCTTCATATCATTGGGGTTACTGCTGGCGAGTGTTAGTATTCTATTGTTTGCTTGTGGAACAGGCACGAAGGATTCTGGTTCATCGAAAAACGGAGAAAGTGGAAAAAGGGTATTGGTAGTCGGGACGGATGCTACGTATGCACCAATGGAGTTCATGGATGAAAAAGGGAATATTGTTGGTATCGATATTGATATTGTAAAAGCGATTGCAGAAGCTGCAGGCTTTGAAGTTGAATTTAAAAACTATGGTTGGGAACCTCTTTTTCCGGCATTAACAGGTGAGGAAGTAGACTTCGCGGTATCATCTATCACAATTACTGATGAACGAAAAGAATCGTATGATTTCTCAGATCCCTATTTCATAGCGAACCAACTGATTCTTGTGCCTGAAGATTCAAAAGTTGAGAAATTTGAAGATTTGAAAGATAAACGAGTTTCCGTCCAAATCAATACGACGGGGCATACTGTCATTAAGGAACTTCTAGGAAAAACGAGTTCTAAAATTGTTGCACCAGAGTCTATGCCTTTAGCAATTAGTGAAATGATCAATGGCAATGCTGACGCTGCGATTGGGGACAATGCTGTTATTATCGATTACAAAGCAAACAATCCTAAAGTTAAAGTTAAAACAATCGAAGATGATAGTTTTGAAAAGGAGTATTATGGCTTAATGGTTAAGAAAGGGAACACTGAAATCATTGAACTGTTGAATGAGGGCATCAAGATAATAAAAGAGAATGGGAAATTGAAGGAAATCACAGGATTTGATGTAGAGTAATCGTTTTTTTGTGGAACGATACAACTACACCAAGTTAGTAAATGGGAGTGATTGAATTGGATTTCCTGGATATTAGATGGGGAATGATTTGGGATTATCGTGAATTGTTCTTTCGCGGAATTGGGGTTACTTTAGCACTCACTGTGGTAGGCTATTTAGGGGGCTTTGTATTAGGCTTATTTGTAGGTATGGGGAAATTGTCTAAGAAAAAGTGGATTTACTATCCTTCTAAGTATTATGTCGACTTCTTTCGTGGGACGCCATTATTAGTACAAATTTTATTAATACATTTAGCTCTTATTCCAGGGGTTTTTGGTCATTCATTAGGTTATTTTGTATCAGGTGCGCTTGCACTTGTTTTAAACAGTGCTGCATACAATGCAGAAATTATTCGTGCAGGCATTCAGTCAATTGAAAAAGGGCAAATGGAAGCGGCAAGGTCTCTTGGAATGACGAAAAATGTAGCGATGAAGAATATTATTCTACCGCAGGCTTTTAGAAGGATGGTTCCACCGCTTGGGAATGAACTGATTGCGCTGCTAAAAGATTCGTCGCTAGTAACGATTATCGCTGCAAACGATTTATTGTATGCAGGAAAAGTAGTTGCAGGTGCTAGTTTCAGGTTTTGGGAGCCATATCTTACGGTTGCAATTCTTTACTTGTGCCTAACTTTCGTTTTCGGTAAAATTATTTCGTATGTAGAAAAACGCTTTAGTAATAGCTATGTTCCGACACAAAGAAAGAAAATGTTCTCAACTCGGCGTTAAGGTAGAAAGGTGATCAAATGATTAAAGTGGACGGTCTCTATAAGTCTTTTGGGAAATTAGAAGTGTTAAAAGGAATCGATTATGAAGTGAAAGAAAAAGAAGTCATCTGTGTTATCGGCCCAAGTGGTTCCGGAAAAAGTACATTTTTACGCTGTATAAATTTGTTGGAAGACATTACAGCTGGCCAAATCTTTATTGACGGAGTTAAAGTAAATGATCCAAAAACGGATATCAATGAAATTCGGAAAGATGTGGGGATGGTGTTTCAACAGTTTAACCTGTTCCCACATATGCGAGTTATCGATAATATAACCATTTCTCCGCGGAAAATCAGGAAAATGAATTCTGCAGATGCGGAAGAACTAGCCCACGAATTGTTGAAGAAGGTTGGGCTAGCTGATAAAGCGAATTCTTATCCCGAACAGTTATCTGGTGGTCAAATGCAACGTGTTGCGATTGCAAGGGCATTAGCGATGCAACCTAAAGTCATGCTATTCGATGAACCAACTTCTGCACTCGATCCAGAAATGGTAAAAGAGGTGTTGGATGTCATGAAACAGCTTGCGATCGAAGGGATGACAATGGTCGTTGTTACGCATGAAATGGGCTTTGCAAGAGAGATGGGAGACCGGGTGTTATTCATGGATCAAGGAATTATTGTCGAAGAAGGTATACCAGAACAAGTATTTAATAACCCAAAAAATGAACGGACAAAAGCATTTTTAAGTAAAGTACTTTAGTCCAAGTTAATCTGTGCGATAGATACCAAGGAAAGCAGATGGGCGACATATATTCGCTTATACTGTTTTCCTTTTTAATTATTAAATCTCCTGGCATGGTATAGTGAAATATATAATAGAAGTAAACAATTTGTTGTGAGGTGGTTTAATAATGAAACAATGGACGAAGGAGATAGAGATTGATGCACCAATTGAACAAGTATGGAGTTTTTTTGATGGGCCTTTAGAAAATATGCAAAAAATCATGCCGCAAGTCATTGAAAATAAAGCGATAACAATAGTAGATGGAATGGTTGGAAGTGTATATTTACAAAAATATAAAGAAGGAAAGCGTGTTATGGAGTACCAAGTAGAAACGTTAGAATATAGCGATTCACCAAATGAAAAAAAGTTAAAGATTGGTTTTACACTCGCTAATATGTTTGATATTACGGCGCGCTACGAGTTGGTCAAGCTCAATGACGATAAAACCTCATTAACATATACCGCAACGAATCGTCCGTTAAAGTGGTTTGTGAAATTATTTTTACTGTTTTCCACCGACAAAGTTGTGGTGGAATTTTTACAACGAGTAAAAAAGGTAGCTGAAACAGAAAAATGAACTATTGATGTCTGTCACCTAGAGTAATTGGATGCTGATGTCTATACAAGAGAGGCCATCCCGCAGGGAACGGCCTTTTTATCTTAATGTAATATGATGAATTTCCAATGCGAATTGCGAAAAGGCTGAAGCGTTGAAGCGGGTTTAATGGAATTCTTTATTTCAACATATATAGTACATTAGATTGGTATGCCTATTATAAAATATAGTTCAAGAAAACCAACATGATTCCAAGATCAGCTAAGATATGACTAATAATTGATGCGCTGATTGAATTCAATTTGTACCTGAAGTAGCCCCACATAAGGCCTGCTATAAATACCGGAATAACAGCGATGAAATTAAAAGGGAATGCGAAGATGGAAAAGAGAGAAACTAGATGATAGAGACTATAAAAAAATGATGTAATTATAATCGTTTGAGCCGCACCTACTCGTTCAATAAGGCGCTTATACATAACTTCTCTCCAATATAGCTCTTCCAAAACCGGATTGATGAAGATGAGGAAAATAATTAACCAGAAAAGGGTACTTCCAGTAAAATTCCACTCTTCTAAAACTTGCCTTAGTTCATTAAGATCAAAAATTGAATTATGTAATACTGCAACTGTCCCGTAAATCGCCCCTAAACAAATAAGACCACTAATGAACCCGACTGAAAATGATTGGAGATTGAAGTGTTTTTTACGGTCCAATCGATGACCTTTATTTCCGATCTGTAATAGAATCGAAACAAATAATAGCCAACCATAGAATAGGATGAAAGTAATAGGGACGCTTTTGAATACGACTAAACCTAAGTAAATCATAATCGTTGGACATATTAATAAGAATGTGAGTTTTATCATAAATCCTCCATGTGTTCTAATTCGTAATAAACATCCCTATCTTTCGGGGCGCAATGACTATCAGAATCATAATCAATACAATTTAACCCACTTTCGTTATATCTTATCATTTACTGGGTAATTTATCATAACAATCAACTAATTTAATTTTGGAGGATCTCTCGTTTCAACTAACTAATAGCCAAGTAAAATTTTTTTGATAAGCTCTTTAAACAAGTTTTAAATAAAAAAGAAGTAACTACCTGTAATGGTAGTTACTTTCTGTGGGGATATTGATGTATTAACGACGGCCAATATCTTTGCACGAAGCTCTTTTATCTTGTCGTATTCAATGGTTTGATATTTGCTTCAATTGCTGCACGTTTACCTTCCAAAAATGGTGGAAGTGCAAGTGACTCACCCAATGTTTCAAGTGGCTCATCTGTTGCGAATCCAGGTCCGTCAGTTGCAAGTTCGAATAAGATGCCATTTGGCTCACGGAAATATAACGAACGGAAATAGAATCGTTCTACAAAACCGGAGTTTGGCAAGCGCGTACTGTTAATTTTATCAATCCATGCATGCAGTTCCTCTTCGTCGTCAACACGGAAAGCTACATGGTGAACGCCACCTACTCCTTGAACTTCAGCAGGTAAATCAGTACGTGGTTCAACGAACACTTCAGCACCAGTTCCGCCTTCTCCAACTTCCATAACGATGATGTCGTCTTGTCCTTCAATTAATGCAGGAATGCGGTTCTTCTCTGTAAATCCAAGAATCTGGAGGGCTGCGATTGTCGGTTCAGGAGTGCGAACAGTTAGTCTAACAGGACCAAGCCCGGTTATTCCATACTCAACTGGAACTGGGCTCTTATCCCATGGCGTTCCAGTGGGAGCGATTGAATTTGTTTCATCGGATACGAGCGTCAATTGCTGACCTTCCGCATCTTCGAAGAAAATAACATTGCGACCAGCAAATTCTGAAATAGGTGCATGTTTAACGTCAAATTCAGTAAAGCGTTCAATCCAATATTTCAATGCTTCGTCACTCGCTACACGAAGCGATGAGTTTGAAATACTACTGACACCTGCTCTTTTTGGTCCAGCATTTGGGAAGTCAAAGAATGTAAGTTCAGTTCCCGGATTCCCTTTTTCATCTCCGTAAAATAAATGATAAGCAGTTGTGTCATCCTGATTCACAGTTTTTTTTACTAGCCTCATACCAAGTACTTCTGTGTAAAACTTAAAGTTATGTGCTGCGCTTCCAGTCATCGCAGTTAGATGGTGAATACCTTTTACGTTCATATCGATCATCCCTCTCAAAAGTAATTAGTGATTTATTTATCTTGAATTCAAGATAATACTACAGAGTGCATTTAATTTTGTCAAGAGATGGGTTTAGCGCAGATTCTAACATTTTTGTTGAAGTCAAGGTAAAGAGTGGGAACAAGGTGAAATACTTCTGAAAAGAATGCTCTATAATATCGTTTTAGTAACGATATTAACAGCCGAACACTTTATCCAGGATGATCTTATGACTAGTCGTTTTGGTTTAAGTTCAGAAAACGTAATTTCGATTTTTTTCATCTTTTACTGTTTATCTCGATTATTTTCTATAGAGTCAATTTCTCACGGACAATGAAGTGAAAGTCAAAATTTCACTTAACTAAAAATGTTGACCAAATGAATGCATGTAGAAACTGAGCGAAAGCGGATACAGCGTCCAGTGAAAAGCCCTGAGATTGGCGATGAAACTGCTTAGCTTAGGGCGGGAGGCATCCCTTGCGCCATGACGAATTCAATGTGATTCCTATATATAGTGCGTTTCCTATCAATGAAGCTGAAACGTTTCGATTGCCTCGTACTTTGGAGATTTTTCCATATGTATAGTAAATAGGGAAAAAGAATGAACTGACACTTCAATCGCAGTGAAACTTTCTTTTTGAATCATGACTTGATCCATCGTTTTTCGTTTTTTTGCGATTGTAACGTGGGGAGTGAATCGCTCTGAAACAGGCATATCAAGTTGTTTTGCAACAGTGAATTCAATTTTTCTTTGTAAAGGTAGTAATTCTGCGGATTCTCTAACTGATAAATAGACGACCCGCGGGCTGGAAGAGGGTCCGAAATAAGACAAACCGTCTATATATATTGAGAATGAAGAATGGTCAGCTGCAATTTCCGAAAGACATTTCTTCATTATTAGTAAGTGTTGTTCCTCTATAGTGCCTAAATAAAGCAATGTAACATGTAAATCCTCTATATGTGGAATCACTTTATAAGCTGCATCTAGTTTGTATGTCTTCTTAAATTCTACGATCTGTTCTTCAAAAGTCGATGGGATCTTAATCCCTATAAAATAATGCTGTGGCAATATTGTTTCTCCTCTACGAGTGAAATTACCTATCCTTCATTATTGTAGCCTGAACTTGCAAATTTAAGTCACATCATCCTCTCCCATTAACTGCTTTTTAGCGCAACTATTTTTCTAGAATAGATAGCTTAATTCCAAGGAAATTGATATAATCTATATTATTAGAAAACATTTTCCGCAAAGTGTTTATGGTGAAGGGATACCGTGTAAGCTATCTAATTAGGCATATCTTGGTATTCCTTTTAACTAAATAATTTATGGGCATAGTTAAATAAGTAAGGCCGAAAATTAGAAATAGGGAGATGCAGACCTCATGACGAACCATGCTATCACAGTCACATTAAGTGAATCAAAAAAACAAAAACCACAATCCGATCAATTAGAATTTGGAAAAGTATTTACAGATCATATGTTCATGGCTGATTATTGTGAAGGGCAAGGCTGGACAGATCATCGAATTGTTCCATATGCGCCACTTGAACTCGATCCGGCAGCGACTATTTTTCACTACGGACAAACAATTTTTGAAGGATTGAAAGCCTATGTAGGCAAAGATGGGCAAGTTCTGTTATTCCGTCCAGAAGAAAACATGCGTCGCATGAACAGATCGAGTGACCGCTTATGTATGCCGGCCTTTAATGAAGAAATTGCAATCGAAGCTTTAGAAAAATTAATAACAGTTGATAAAGACTGGATTCCTGAAACAGAAGGAACATCCCTGTACATAAGACCATTCATGGTTGCGACTGAACCCTATCTTGGCGTTTCACCATCGAAGAAATATAAATTCATCATTATCCTATCTCCTGTAGGGTCGTATTATAAAGAAGGAATTCATCCGGTTAAAATTCTCGTTGAAAATGAGTATGTGCGTGCAGTAGAAGGTGGAACAGGAACAGCAAAAACAGCTGGTAATTACGCATCTGGACTAAGAGCACAAGAAATAGCTAGCAAGAAAGGTTACTCGCAAGTTCTTTGGCTCGACGGTGTAGAAAGAAAGTATATAGAAGAAGTTGGAAGCATGAACGTCTTTTTCAAAATTAATGGGGAAGTCATTACCCCTGTTTTAAATGGTAGTATTTTGGACGGGATTACTAGAAAATCAATTCTTCAATTA
This window encodes:
- a CDS encoding basic amino acid ABC transporter substrate-binding protein, producing MKKGLRFISLGLLLASVSILLFACGTGTKDSGSSKNGESGKRVLVVGTDATYAPMEFMDEKGNIVGIDIDIVKAIAEAAGFEVEFKNYGWEPLFPALTGEEVDFAVSSITITDERKESYDFSDPYFIANQLILVPEDSKVEKFEDLKDKRVSVQINTTGHTVIKELLGKTSSKIVAPESMPLAISEMINGNADAAIGDNAVIIDYKANNPKVKVKTIEDDSFEKEYYGLMVKKGNTEIIELLNEGIKIIKENGKLKEITGFDVE
- the gndA gene encoding NADP-dependent phosphogluconate dehydrogenase, yielding MTKKQMGVIGLGVMGMNLALNIESKGYSVAVYDYWTDRTDEFSNKEAKDKDIYGSYSIEDLVSSLEVPRKILLMVKAGETTDTVIQSLVPHLQQGDILIDGGNTFFKDTNRRTASLKESGIHFIGAGVSGGEEGARNGPSIMPGGSKEAYEQVKPILDAISAKVDGIPCSAYMGLDGAGHYVKMVHNGIEYGDMQLISEAYFIMKHALGLEAQELHEIFSEWNKGELDSYLIEITADIFLKRDKETGKPLIDQILDVAGQKGTGKWTSQNALDLGVSLPIVTESVFARFISSVKDERIAASKILKGPELKKYAGDPNDLVEAIRKALYMSKICSYAQGFAQMRAASEEYDWKIPYGEVAMIFRGGCIIRAQFLQNIKDAFDNNSDLPNLLVDPYFQEIVGEYQNSLREVLTVAIQHGIPIPAFSSALAYYDSYRTETLPANLIQAQRDYFGAHTYERLDKEGHFHTEWSKK
- a CDS encoding amino acid ABC transporter ATP-binding protein, whose product is MIKVDGLYKSFGKLEVLKGIDYEVKEKEVICVIGPSGSGKSTFLRCINLLEDITAGQIFIDGVKVNDPKTDINEIRKDVGMVFQQFNLFPHMRVIDNITISPRKIRKMNSADAEELAHELLKKVGLADKANSYPEQLSGGQMQRVAIARALAMQPKVMLFDEPTSALDPEMVKEVLDVMKQLAIEGMTMVVVTHEMGFAREMGDRVLFMDQGIIVEEGIPEQVFNNPKNERTKAFLSKVL
- a CDS encoding cyclase family protein, translating into MKMHDVTGTIYEGMTVYKDKPEKQPKFNRVTNGYVTETRLEIDVHTGTHIDAPLHMVVDGDTFESISMDSLVGQCKVLDLTNVEDGISKADLEKFEIQKNDFILFKTKNSFEETFNFDFIYLAQDGAEYLSQIGIRGVGIDTLGIERSQEGHPTHKTLFANEIIIIEGLRLKEVQQGDYFMVAAPLKLTGTDASPARVLLFEGLQ
- a CDS encoding amino acid ABC transporter permease, whose translation is MDFLDIRWGMIWDYRELFFRGIGVTLALTVVGYLGGFVLGLFVGMGKLSKKKWIYYPSKYYVDFFRGTPLLVQILLIHLALIPGVFGHSLGYFVSGALALVLNSAAYNAEIIRAGIQSIEKGQMEAARSLGMTKNVAMKNIILPQAFRRMVPPLGNELIALLKDSSLVTIIAANDLLYAGKVVAGASFRFWEPYLTVAILYLCLTFVFGKIISYVEKRFSNSYVPTQRKKMFSTRR
- a CDS encoding ring-cleaving dioxygenase, which gives rise to MNVKGIHHLTAMTGSAAHNFKFYTEVLGMRLVKKTVNQDDTTAYHLFYGDEKGNPGTELTFFDFPNAGPKRAGVSSISNSSLRVASDEALKYWIERFTEFDVKHAPISEFAGRNVIFFEDAEGQQLTLVSDETNSIAPTGTPWDKSPVPVEYGITGLGPVRLTVRTPEPTIAALQILGFTEKNRIPALIEGQDDIIVMEVGEGGTGAEVFVEPRTDLPAEVQGVGGVHHVAFRVDDEEELHAWIDKINSTRLPNSGFVERFYFRSLYFREPNGILFELATDGPGFATDEPLETLGESLALPPFLEGKRAAIEANIKPLNTTR
- a CDS encoding branched-chain amino acid aminotransferase, whose translation is MTNHAITVTLSESKKQKPQSDQLEFGKVFTDHMFMADYCEGQGWTDHRIVPYAPLELDPAATIFHYGQTIFEGLKAYVGKDGQVLLFRPEENMRRMNRSSDRLCMPAFNEEIAIEALEKLITVDKDWIPETEGTSLYIRPFMVATEPYLGVSPSKKYKFIIILSPVGSYYKEGIHPVKILVENEYVRAVEGGTGTAKTAGNYASGLRAQEIASKKGYSQVLWLDGVERKYIEEVGSMNVFFKINGEVITPVLNGSILDGITRKSILQLLRHWDIPVVERKVSMEELRSAHQAGTLEEAFGTGTAAVVSPIGELNWGDDIMIVNNNETGELSKKLYETLTGIQTGKVEDPFGWVVEVKDRLKA
- the thpR gene encoding RNA 2',3'-cyclic phosphodiesterase, whose product is MPQHYFIGIKIPSTFEEQIVEFKKTYKLDAAYKVIPHIEDLHVTLLYLGTIEEQHLLIMKKCLSEIAADHSSFSIYIDGLSYFGPSSSPRVVYLSVRESAELLPLQRKIEFTVAKQLDMPVSERFTPHVTIAKKRKTMDQVMIQKESFTAIEVSVHSFSLFTIHMEKSPKYEAIETFQLH
- a CDS encoding SRPBCC family protein, with the translated sequence MKQWTKEIEIDAPIEQVWSFFDGPLENMQKIMPQVIENKAITIVDGMVGSVYLQKYKEGKRVMEYQVETLEYSDSPNEKKLKIGFTLANMFDITARYELVKLNDDKTSLTYTATNRPLKWFVKLFLLFSTDKVVVEFLQRVKKVAETEK
- a CDS encoding CPBP family intramembrane glutamic endopeptidase, producing MIKLTFLLICPTIMIYLGLVVFKSVPITFILFYGWLLFVSILLQIGNKGHRLDRKKHFNLQSFSVGFISGLICLGAIYGTVAVLHNSIFDLNELRQVLEEWNFTGSTLFWLIIFLIFINPVLEELYWREVMYKRLIERVGAAQTIIITSFFYSLYHLVSLFSIFAFPFNFIAVIPVFIAGLMWGYFRYKLNSISASIISHILADLGIMLVFLNYIL
- the zwf gene encoding glucose-6-phosphate dehydrogenase, whose product is MTFVLFGATGDLAKRKLFPALYNLFLDGKLPDSISIIGLGRNYFPDDVFQSKVESSLREYSRRAVQTTGLNAFLAKFRYSKFDAKDNDSYQNLHELICNREKELNIPANRMFYLSVAPQLVDVITSGLNKSGISQTTGWKRLIVEKPFGSDLKSARQLNESLNNAFNDEEIYRIDHYLGKPMVQNLESFEFANPIFGSLFDHKQIANIQITACETVGVETRADYYDQAGAIRDMVQNHLLQLVMMTALHLPKKMTAEEIRKQKVTIMDSLRPIYKEDMAQNVVRAQYEAGEIFDNPVVGYKEEPGVGASSMNDTYFAARLYIDNPFWSGIPFYIRTGKRVGTKSTKIVIEFKNKVKQTDVLSTDGITPNLLIFEISPNEGISLMINMKNPSSNQFEPACINFSTNSEDQPEAYELLLFDAIRGNATFFANWKEVELSWQWIQPLLEAFQENTLPLHPYPAGSNGPEAANQLLQADQFNWW